The DNA region CCAGCGTCGGCGTGATCGTATAGCTCTTCCCGGCCGTCAGATTGCCGAACGCGTACCGGCCATCACTCCCTGTCGTCCTTGTGCCCCACGAGTAGCCGCCGAGCACGACATCCACGCCGGCCTGTGGCTGCCCGTTGAACGTGACCATTCCGGTGAGTTCGACCAGAAGTGGCTGCACGAAGCCGCACTCCGAGTACTCCGAAGAATCCCCGGAGGAAGACGTCGCCGTGGCCGAGACCAGCTGGTACTCGTCCCCCGGTGTGGTGATGGACCCGCTGAACTCGGCCAGGCCAGCACTGTCGGTCATGATCTCGAAGGACCCGGCATAGACCTCGCCGCCGCCGTGCGACGATGTGCGACAGCCGCGAGCGTTGAAGAACTCGAGGCGGACGCTCGTGTTCGGCGTGCTTTCGAGCGTGCCGCTCACGCGTAGCCTGTCCAGAGCGACGGCAACGACGTGCGTGAGCACCGGGAAGTTCTGCTTCCCGTTGGGGCCGGTGTCGCCGTCGCCCGGGTCGTTGGCGGTCGGTCCATCGCCCGACAGGTCGATGTCGAGACCGCCGTTCCAGAACACCGTGTTCCGCTGCAGGCGGGTGCCGGTGCCGTCCATGACACGAATGCCGTCGAGCCGGTTGTTGCGAACCAGGTTGCCGACGATCTCGTGGCCGGACGATGACACGCCGTTGGCAGCCTCGATCAGGATCCCATGGCCGCCCGAGGCCCATCCGCTGTAATGAGCTGTGCCGACCAAAGAGACCCTGTCCGCGGCAGCACCGATGAGGTTGGCAGCCACGTAGGTCGGCGCCGCTCCACTGAGCACGATGCCGTGTCCGAGATTGCCGGAGACGACATTGCCGAAGGACATCGGGGATCCGATCTGGTTGTTACCGGCCGTTGCCCCTGCCGTTTCCCCTCCAGGTCCGTGGAAACGGATGCCGACGGCGTTTCCCAGTGCGAACGTTCCTGCCGGATTGGTGCCGATGTAGTTGTTGACGATCCGCAGAGAACGCGCGTCGTTGGCCACGACGATGCCCTCCTGCACGTTGGCGGAGATGACGTTCCGATCCCGCACGGAGGGTCCACCGATGACGCCGCCACCGAACGCTCCGCCGGCATTGCCAATCACGACGCCCGCGCCGTTGCCGGAGGGCCCGCCGGCGGGGGTCAGGCCGATGAAGTTGCCGGCGATCGACACGGAGCTGCTGCCTCCGCCGGTGAGCATGACGCCAGCCGTGGTGAAACGCGTGACCGACAGGCCGCTCACGGTGACTCCCGAGCTCGACACCCGCAGGCCGACAGGAAGCACCCCGCCACCGTCGATCTGGACGACGATGGCTGCGTCGTTGCCGATCTCACGTGTATTGGCCTGCGCACCTGTCTGTGAGTACCCGTCGATGAACACGGGGCCGGGAATCGGTGGCAGTTCCGTGGCCAACTGGATCACGTGAGGGCCGGGGCCGGGAAGCGAGAAGAGGATGTAGTCGTACGGGCCGGCGCCATTGGCCGCCGCGTCCAGGAGGGCTTGCCGGAAGGAGCCCGGCCCGCTGTCGGCCGCCGACGTCACGACGAACGTCGCCGCGGCGGCAACCGCACCGCTCGCCACCCAAGCGGCGATGGCCAGCCCCACACGTCGCCACACGCCGCGCCTGCCGTCCAGTGTGCTCACCAGTGTCATGTGCCTGATATCTCCACGGAGCGGCGAGGACACTCCTGCTGGCCGCCCGACTACCTCATCCGCATCATCCGTCCTTCGGCCATGGTTGCCGCGTTGTTATCCGGACTTATCGGAGTCATGACGCGTGACTTAGTTACGAGCGAGGGTGCCGACGCATCGTAGCATCATGCCGAGATGGTGCACCCCGCATCCTGACTGCCGCCGTGATTGCGTGGAATCTGGCTGCGCAAGGAGCCTTTGATGAGCCACGTCTCGAGACGCACGTTCCTCACCACCACCGCCGCTGGCGCCGGCCTGACGATAGGCCCCGGCACGTGTGGGTCGCGGGTACGGCGACAGCAGGATTCACTACGACGCGGCGAACATGCGCGTCACCAACACCATCTAGGGTCCGCACGGGACGGTCACCGATCCCAACGAGTTCCTGCGACGCGAATACCGTGCGGCGTGCAGGCTGGCCCAGGAGTCGGACGTGTCGCGGCGGGTCAGGCTCCCGCTGCGACGGGTGACAGCACGCCGCCGCCGATGACGACCTGCCGCACCTTCAGGCGCGGGCTCAGCACGAGGACGTCGGCGCGCTTGCCCGGCGCGAGGCTGCCGATCTCGTCGGCCAGGCCCGTGCGCTCGGCGGGCGTGAGGCTCGCCATGCGGACGACGTCCCACAGCGGCGCCTTCGTCGCCGCCGCCATCGTCCGCACCATGTGGTCCATCCCCATCGAGGAACTCGCGAGTCCGCCACCTGGCGCCCGACCGACCCGGCCGTCGTGCTCGAAGTCGGTGCCCGTCCCCGCATGCCCGAACCGGTAGCGCCCAGGCGGCATGTCCACCGCACGGCTTGCATCGGTGACCAGCAGCAGGCGGCGCGGGCCGAGCATCCGATGGGCAAAGCGAAGGAGTTCCGGCGCGAGGTGCTGCCCGTCGGCGATCACCTCGGTGCTCATGTCCTCGTTCACGAGCACGTACTGCTCCATGCTGCCCTGCATCGGCGTGCCGAGCCGCGCACGGACCGACGCGACGCTGCTCATCGCGCACCAGAAGTGATCCACGTGGCGCATGCCTGCCGCGAACGCGCGCGCCATCTCCGCCCACGAGGCGTTCGAGTGCCCGCACGTCACCAGGCAGCCTTCCCGCGCCGCCTGGCGGAAGAACCTGTCGGCGCCGGGGAGTTCCGCGGCACAGGTTGCGATCCGCACCATCCCGGTCGCGAAGTAGCGCGCGAACTCCGCGCGTGTGGGGTCGCGACGCCCTGCCTCCGAGTGGCACCCCACCTTGTCGGGCGCGAAGAACGGGCCGTACAGGTGGATGCCCGCGATGCGCGCGCCCCGCGGCGGACCCGCCGAGGCGCCGTCCTGGTCGCGCACCGCGCGGCACGCGGCGATCATCCGCGCGATCTCCTGCGGCGATCCCGTCGTCGTCGTCGGAAAGATCGTGGTGGTGCCGTGGCGCGCGTGGGTGGCGCACGCGGTGCGCACGGCATCGGCGGTGCCGTCCATGAAGTCCGCGCCGCCCCCACCGTGGACGTGCACGTCCACGAATCCTGGCGCCGCGTAACCGCCGCGGGCGTCGAGGGTGCGGGCGCCGCGGGGCACGCGCGTCGCCGCCCCTCCCACACGGGCGATGCGGCCGTCCTCGATCACCACGCGCGCGCGCGGCAGGAGACGGTCCGGGAGGATGGCCGTGGCGTTCTCGATGACCAGGCAGTCGGCAGCAGGCATGCGATGCGCATCGTACCTCCGCCGACGTGCCCGGCTCTCCGGACGAGCCGCGGCCGCTTGCCGGATGCGGCGATGCGGACGCGAATGGAGACCCTCTGGGCCGACGTGGCCCCGTGATCGGGCGCCGGCCACGTGGCTGCCGCGCCGAACGAGCACGCCACCTCTGGATGGCAGAGCCAGCGCCCCGGCTCACCGCGGCGCCGGCGCACCCGCGCCTTTCCCTGCCGTCGGCCTTGCCGTACCCATCCCCCCGGTGAGAGCGACACCCATCGCGCCGACCGGGGTGTAGACAGTGGTGTGGTTCGGCGAGTTGACGATCAGCTTTCTGCGCCGCCGACACGGACGCCTGATGGTCCGGCCGTCAATGGCGACCAGGCCGTGCGCGCGTCGCGGCGCGGTCGGTTGCATCAGCGGCACCAGTGGGCACCAGGGGCGGGCGGCACACTTCCCCAGCGGCCGTCGATGAAGGCGTCTCCAGCCCGTCTCGCTGATCGGGACGACATTGCGCGGACGGACTCACGGTCACCTGGAAGTCACGCTGCTCCCAGCGATCGGCGGTCGTCCAGAAGAACGTGAACAGGATCTCGGCGCCAGCCGGCAGATCGGCAGCCGGCAGGTCGGTCACGTGCACGCCGAGCAGGGTGTCTCGCGACGGCGTGTCGTGCACCGTGGCCCAGCCGTCGGTGCTCCAGTGGACGGTCGTCGCGGCAAGCGTCTCGATGCGCAGGTCGAGGCCCTGCGCCAGCCTGCGGCGCCTGTGATTGAAGCGCCAGCACGCACGACGCGACCGCGTGCGGTTGGTCACGTACCGTTCCCGCACTCGCGACGGCATGTCGAAGATTCGTTGGTCGTTGATCGACCGCTGCAGCTTGAGGTACTCGGCGTGGGCCCAGACGAGGGGCATGGCGCTGCCGGTCGGCCCACCGAAGCGAAGCTCGCGCTCCGGTACATCCGCCTCGTCCCACACCTGCTCGGGAATCAGGCCGGTGTCTCCAGCGAACCGTTCGATCGAGGACATCAACGCGGCGGCCTCGTCGAATCGGCCTGCCGCAATCTCGTAGTGCGCACGCTCCCCGGTGAGCAGCGGCCAGCCGCGCCCGATGCCGGTGCCGCTGTACGCAGTGCCATCCTCCTGCTCGCCGTAGCGGTCGCCGTTGTACCGCCGCCACACCGGGCCATGCGGCGTGTCCACCTTGAGGAGGCTGTCGATCGCGCGAATCGTGTCCACGATCCTCGGATCGTCGGCGGCCCGAAGGCCGAAGCGCACGAGCGCCAGCGCGTCGGGGCTGACGGTCTCCCGGCGACGTTCACGCGGGCGTGCGTGCCCATCGTCGTCGGGCCCGGATTGGCCCGCCTGCGATGCAGTGTCGAGGGGCTCCGGTGGGGCGATCTTGACGTAGTACCCGGCGACGCCGATGGCCGCGGCCAGGGCCGTGCCCTCCACGTAGAGCGCCTCGTCGATGGTGTCGTTCCAGCCGTCGGCGATCTCGCAGAGATACGTGGCCGTCTCGGGTTCTCCGAGCTGGCCGGCGATGTCAGCGGCGACGATGAGCGCGGCGATCTGGACCGCGACCGTGAATGGTGCGAAGCCCGGCTCCTCTTCCCATCGGTCCTGCTCGGTGACGGGCCCCTGCGTGACGATGTAGCTGACGGCCTGGCGAATCATCGGCCAGAACGTCGCCACCAGATCCTGAGCGTCCCCGTGCCTCTGGAGGAGGTCGACGAGCAGGATCGGCAACGCCGTCTCGTCCAGCTGGATCCCGCGCCAGTACGGCGTGCCATCGACCCACATGTTCTGGGGCCATGACCCGTCCGGGTTCTGCACCACCCGGAGGTACTGCAGCGCTCGCAGCGCATCGGTGCGCGCACCGGCCGCCAGCAGGCCTCCCGCGGCCTCCACGAGATCGCGCGGCCAGACCAGGTGATAGCCGCCGAGGTCGTCATCGCCCTTGTCGGCCCCCCACGGAATCGACAGGCTGGCAATCATGGCTCCGGGAAGGCGCTTCTCCTCGTGGCAGCGAAGCACGGTGGCGCTGATGCGAGTCAAGCGGCACGTCGGCGACCTCTCGACCTGTGGTGGGGCGATGTGATGCTGCCACTCGCGCCATTCGGCGACATAGCCGTCCCACGCGTCGTCGAACGAGCTGAACAAGCTCGCCCGGGCACCATGGGCGGCTTCGCTGACCGTCGAGCCGAAGGCAAGGGCGATCACGAACTGTCCATCGCTCCCCACGAGGTCCACCTCACCGACCAGCGCCACGTTGCCGTTTTCGGCTCGGTCGTACTCCCAGGCGAGATGGCGATGGGTCGCCAGGTCGAGCCACCCGTCAGACCGTCCGACGAAGCCTGCCGAGACTCTCAGCCAACCCTTCGAACACGCGACGGCGAGGGCCGCGCCGTCGCGTTCCGCCGTGAGCATCCGCACACCCTTGAACTCCCCGACGACGCCCGTGTTCCCCGTGCCGCGATTGGCGAGGTGCGGCGCGAGCAGCACGTGGACGCGATAGTCGGTGATGGCGCCCACGAGAGGGACGAACCGGACCCGCTGCAGCAGGACGTCGCGTCGAGGGTCGGTGACGATCGCCTTCTCGATGCGGAACCGCCCGTCGCGGCACGTGTTCACCAGCCGAAACGCAGGGATGCCGGCGTCGCACCACCGTGTGACGTTCGTGGTGTCCCGCTTCTCCTCCGAGAACCCTGCGCTGCCGTCGGTGACGATGAGGCCGAGGTCGCGCAGGCACGCCTGGTCGACCCGCGGGTAGTACACCTCGTTGAGAATGCCGTGGCTCAACGTGAACCAGACCTTGCTGCCGGCCCGCAATGCCGTACCGACAGCCGACTTGGCGCTGGTAGTCCACCGCGGCTGGATCCCGGGCCAGCCCGGCGCGTGGCGTGGAACGGTGCTCATGATCGCACCGCCAGTCGGCAACGCCGGGTGACCGGCCGACACGCTCGTCGCTCCGGGACACTGCTGCGCGGCACACGAGGCCGGTCCACGTGCCCTGAACTCTCACGATTCACGATGCCCTCCACGCCGACCGCCAGCCGGCTGCATGTCGTGGCGGCGCCGCAGTCTCCGACCTGCCGCGTGCGGCCCCCCTCGATGCAGGGCACGAGTGGTGCCAGGTCGACGCGCGGCCCGCGCGCCGGCCGATGGCCGACCGACGGCGCGGCACGTGAGGCGTGCAGGCGCAGTCGTGCGGCGTCCGGCCCCACGTCACCTGTGTGAATCGCCGCCGCGTGCGCGGATGTCGCCGCGGCTGGTCACTCGCCGGCGCGGACGCGCCGAATCAATGG from Luteitalea sp. TBR-22 includes:
- a CDS encoding N-acetylglucosamine-6-phosphate deacetylase translates to MPAADCLVIENATAILPDRLLPRARVVIEDGRIARVGGAATRVPRGARTLDARGGYAAPGFVDVHVHGGGGADFMDGTADAVRTACATHARHGTTTIFPTTTTGSPQEIARMIAACRAVRDQDGASAGPPRGARIAGIHLYGPFFAPDKVGCHSEAGRRDPTRAEFARYFATGMVRIATCAAELPGADRFFRQAAREGCLVTCGHSNASWAEMARAFAAGMRHVDHFWCAMSSVASVRARLGTPMQGSMEQYVLVNEDMSTEVIADGQHLAPELLRFAHRMLGPRRLLLVTDASRAVDMPPGRYRFGHAGTGTDFEHDGRVGRAPGGGLASSSMGMDHMVRTMAAATKAPLWDVVRMASLTPAERTGLADEIGSLAPGKRADVLVLSPRLKVRQVVIGGGVLSPVAAGA
- a CDS encoding glucan 1,4-alpha-glucosidase, translating into MSTVPRHAPGWPGIQPRWTTSAKSAVGTALRAGSKVWFTLSHGILNEVYYPRVDQACLRDLGLIVTDGSAGFSEEKRDTTNVTRWCDAGIPAFRLVNTCRDGRFRIEKAIVTDPRRDVLLQRVRFVPLVGAITDYRVHVLLAPHLANRGTGNTGVVGEFKGVRMLTAERDGAALAVACSKGWLRVSAGFVGRSDGWLDLATHRHLAWEYDRAENGNVALVGEVDLVGSDGQFVIALAFGSTVSEAAHGARASLFSSFDDAWDGYVAEWREWQHHIAPPQVERSPTCRLTRISATVLRCHEEKRLPGAMIASLSIPWGADKGDDDLGGYHLVWPRDLVEAAGGLLAAGARTDALRALQYLRVVQNPDGSWPQNMWVDGTPYWRGIQLDETALPILLVDLLQRHGDAQDLVATFWPMIRQAVSYIVTQGPVTEQDRWEEEPGFAPFTVAVQIAALIVAADIAGQLGEPETATYLCEIADGWNDTIDEALYVEGTALAAAIGVAGYYVKIAPPEPLDTASQAGQSGPDDDGHARPRERRRETVSPDALALVRFGLRAADDPRIVDTIRAIDSLLKVDTPHGPVWRRYNGDRYGEQEDGTAYSGTGIGRGWPLLTGERAHYEIAAGRFDEAAALMSSIERFAGDTGLIPEQVWDEADVPERELRFGGPTGSAMPLVWAHAEYLKLQRSINDQRIFDMPSRVRERYVTNRTRSRRACWRFNHRRRRLAQGLDLRIETLAATTVHWSTDGWATVHDTPSRDTLLGVHVTDLPAADLPAGAEILFTFFWTTADRWEQRDFQVTVSPSAQCRPDQRDGLETPSSTAAGEVCRPPLVPTGAADATDRAATRARPGRH